Proteins encoded together in one Marispirochaeta sp. window:
- a CDS encoding SDR family NAD(P)-dependent oxidoreductase has protein sequence MSEAKKIALVTGAAGTMGKAVAQGLIADGYRVVLADINKEALDQTAKELGSDSYPIAFDISDFGACKKAIDQVKAEVGDVDVLVNNAGILSNNKVAATTPEEWHKVLAVNLDGAFFLIQLCLPAMIEKKWGRIINTSSFASKSGGITAGTTYSVSKAAINGLTFSIAAETLKTGVTCNAIAPAYVRTPMVEKQLNDEQRAAVLAKIPVGRFCEPEEYAHAVRFLASPLSGFITGEVLDQNGGLQFD, from the coding sequence ATGAGTGAAGCAAAGAAGATCGCCCTGGTTACCGGTGCTGCCGGAACCATGGGAAAAGCAGTGGCACAAGGACTGATTGCGGACGGCTATCGGGTCGTTCTGGCGGATATTAACAAGGAGGCTCTGGATCAGACCGCGAAGGAACTGGGGAGTGACAGCTATCCCATTGCCTTTGACATCAGTGATTTCGGTGCCTGTAAAAAGGCCATAGACCAGGTGAAGGCCGAGGTTGGAGATGTGGATGTGCTCGTAAACAATGCGGGCATTCTTTCCAATAACAAAGTCGCCGCTACCACACCGGAAGAGTGGCACAAGGTCCTGGCGGTCAATCTGGACGGCGCTTTTTTCCTTATTCAGCTCTGTCTGCCCGCCATGATAGAGAAAAAGTGGGGCAGGATTATCAATACCAGCTCCTTTGCATCAAAATCCGGGGGTATTACCGCCGGTACCACCTACTCGGTTTCCAAGGCCGCCATTAATGGGCTGACCTTCTCCATTGCTGCGGAGACCCTTAAAACCGGGGTTACCTGCAACGCCATTGCCCCGGCCTATGTACGCACCCCGATGGTAGAGAAGCAGCTGAACGATGAGCAGCGTGCGGCGGTGCTGGCCAAGATCCCGGTGGGGCGCTTCTGCGAGCCGGAGGAGTATGCCCATGCTGTGCGCTTTCTGGCGTCCCCCTTGTCGGGTTTTATTACCGGCGAGGTCCTTGACCAGAACGGCGGACTGCAGTTTGACTGA
- a CDS encoding SDR family oxidoreductase, whose product MKLEGKVAVVTGGTGGLGWYICKSLAEEKAKIVLVYLNSRNKAEAYAKELRNMGTEAVAVSADVTAEEGIGVMTDAAESNFGGIDALVLNAAFNKWVDFSDLESLDPALWNDIINYNLTAPYLAMRMIGPKMKEKGGRIVTISSIAGLSPSGSSIAYCVSKAGLIHLTRCMSVALAPSVLVNSVAPGLMEGTRMTENLAPEYAEKARKSALIGKAADREDVAAVVKTFIKTDSITGQTLVVDGGKFFH is encoded by the coding sequence ATGAAACTCGAAGGAAAGGTGGCAGTTGTAACCGGCGGGACAGGCGGGCTCGGCTGGTATATTTGTAAAAGTCTTGCCGAAGAAAAGGCGAAAATCGTGCTGGTATATTTGAACTCCCGTAATAAAGCCGAAGCTTATGCCAAAGAACTCAGAAATATGGGAACTGAGGCGGTAGCGGTCAGTGCTGATGTAACCGCTGAGGAGGGAATCGGTGTGATGACAGATGCTGCGGAGTCGAATTTCGGCGGCATTGATGCCCTCGTCCTGAACGCTGCGTTTAACAAGTGGGTCGATTTTTCTGATCTCGAGTCTCTGGACCCCGCTTTGTGGAATGACATAATCAACTACAATCTGACCGCACCCTATCTGGCCATGCGTATGATTGGCCCCAAAATGAAAGAGAAGGGAGGTCGGATTGTTACCATCTCTTCCATCGCCGGCTTGAGTCCTTCCGGGAGCAGTATAGCTTACTGTGTTTCAAAGGCAGGGCTGATTCACCTGACCCGCTGCATGTCTGTAGCGCTGGCCCCGTCGGTGCTGGTAAACAGCGTGGCCCCGGGCCTGATGGAGGGGACCAGGATGACCGAAAACCTGGCGCCGGAATATGCCGAGAAAGCACGGAAATCCGCGCTTATCGGAAAGGCTGCCGACCGGGAGGATGTAGCCGCTGTTGTGAAGACTTTCATTAAAACTGACAGCATTACCGGACAGACCCTGGTGGTGGACGGTGGCAAGTTTTTTCATTGA